In Antechinus flavipes isolate AdamAnt ecotype Samford, QLD, Australia chromosome 6, AdamAnt_v2, whole genome shotgun sequence, the sequence ctttccttctttgaataTTCCACAACCTCTGAAACTTGGTTGGATAGCAGCTATCAAGCTGCTCAGATTTCTCTTAGATTCCATACATCTGTTCAAAAACATAGAACATTTTTGACaattgaaattatgaaaaaggttcaatttatatttttgcaattcTGTGTACATGCAACATTTGTGTTTAATACAAGCCTGTCTCTTTTcgtttctcatttcttcctccataTCCTATCTAATATCCATGAACTTATATATTTACGTGTTTGTATAAAATATGgatgtaacaggaaaaaaaaaaacatataggcATATATTCTCTTTTGCCTTCTGCTCTTTTATTGAATGACAGCATAGATATGCATGTATTTgccagaaatgttttaaaaaaaccatttttGAGGATCTCTTGAGCATTCATGTTTCAAATATAAGGTaggttttataacttttttttcaatctctcctcTATCACTttgtcttcctctgtctctctctggtctctctgatttctctctctggtatctctgtgtctgtctgtttctgcctctctttatctctctgtgtatctgtgtctctctgtttctatctctcttcatctttttgtctctttctctgtctgtctgtctgtctctgtctctctctctgtttctgtctctgtctgtctctctgtctttgtctctgtctctgtctctgtctctctctctctctctctctctgtctctgtctctctttctctctctctctctcttctctctctctctccctctaccccccagGTACTCTGTGATCACCAAGACAGTCAGACATCCACCTAATCATGGACAATCAAAGCCAAGTGACTGAATTCATCTTCTTGGGACTTTCACAGAATCCAGATATtcagaaaatgatatttgtaatatttctgtttttttatgtCACATCTCTGGGggcaaatttatttattgttgtgaCCATTGTCTATAGCCCCTCTCTTATGAGTGCGCCCATGTACTTCTTCctagctttcctttccttcttggaTGCCTGCTTCTCATCTGCCATTGTTCCAAAAGTAATAGTTGATTCCCTCTATGAGAGAAAAACCATTTCATTCAGAGGGTGTATGACACAGCTTTTTGCAGAGCATTTTCTTGCAGGTGCTGAGGTGATCATTCTCTCAGCCATGGCCTATGACCGCTATATAGCCATCTGCAAGCCTTTGCACTATGTGACCATCATGAGCCGACGTCTGTGTTTACTCCTGGTAGGAGTGGCCTGGGTAGGGGGCTTTCTCCATTCCATTATCCAAATGATCTTCATTATCCCGTTATCCTTTTGTGGCCCTAATGTGATTGATCACTTTATGTGTGACTTGTATCCTTTGTTGAAATTGTCCTGCACTGACACACGTAGCTTTGGTTTTATGGTTGTGGCCAACAGTGGCTTgatatgtatattaatttttgctCTTTTGCTCATTTCTTATGGAGTCATCCTGTACTCTCTGAGGAAATACAATATGGAAGCACGACGAAAAGCCCTCTCCACTTGTAGCTCCCATGTCACAGTTATTGTTATGTTCTTCGTCCCATGCATAATTGTATATGTACGGActccttctactttttcttttgacAAAACTGTAGCTGTATTTTATACCATAATGACTCCCACATTAAACCCTTTGATCTACACTTTTAGAAATGCCGAAGTGAAGAATGCAATGAAGAGGTTTTGGAACAGAACAACAATCtctattgaaaaataaagattttgaaatCAGCaacattgttttttatagaaaagAGAGTTAGAGTGGATTTCCAAGAAAATctaaatgataatattccatatatatatatatatatatatatatatatatatatatatatatatatatatatatatgtatatgattagtTAACATGTTGATTTATAGAATCATTCATTAAAGAATTTTATAGATATCTTAGACCACATAGCACAGAAGGCTTAgctgtaggaagaaaaaaaaaaactgaaaatctaGAATATCAATGTAAGgactaaaaaggaaatttttaagcCAAAACATTGAATTTCATAGTGCACAATAGGAATCAACATCTTTTAAAGCAAAAGTTAAATTTCCAAAAAGAACATAGAGAAACAAACAGTATTTGACAGTGTTTCCAACAGCGTTATTCCAAGTAGAAAGGTTAGGATGAGAGATGCCTGCACGGGTATGAGATAGTGTAGATTGACTTTGAGATTGTTTCGAATTCTGAAATTCAAGGATTTTGTGATCGCCAAGACAAATggattttaaagaggaagaaactgaggctcagaacaCTGACATAACTTGCAAAATTCACATGACTACATTAAAAATGTGCTCAGTCTAGAATCCAGCACTTCATATTCCTATTGCaagattttttaatctttaaaagacAGTTGGGTATCATGGAGGTATTTCCTTACAAGATGATAGCAGAGAAAGTTTTCTACTCCAGGGCCTTGTCTATGTTCACTACTGTTAGGAGGATAGAAAAGCAGAATTCTTTAAAcctaaaattctataaataagATTATTCAAATAATGAAGTTGGTGAGGAATCTTAAGATCTAATGAATTGATGGAGAGTATGGGTatagactgatttttaaaattgctttttattgacagaacataggaatgggtaatttttcaacattgacccttgcaaacacttttgttccaacttttccttactttccctccaccccctcccctagatggcaggcagtcttacacatattaaagatgttaaagtatatcttaaatacaattacatgtgtacatatttatatagttctctatATCAAGAGAataattggatttagaaaggtaaaaataacctggggggaaaaaatgcaaacactccacactcatttcccagtgttctttagcTGGATATAGCCAATtgtgttcatcactgatcaattggaactgaattagatcctctcattgctgaagatagccacttccatcagaattgattctcaagATTGATTTTTAACAGAAGGAAATCCTAGCATGTTGTCTAATAGTAGCTTCAAAGAAGGTGAGAATTGAGTCTAAGAATCCATTTCATTCttgacaaaaatgtttatataaaagaGGATAGAacataataaattaaaagttttccCCTTTGAATCTCAAAAATGAGAGCTTTTAAAGGTGAGATATCTGCCTTTCATCATCTGCCTGCATCCTAATCAGACCTCATCATTTCAAAAACCAATCATTTCCTCTCTTTGTTATTTAACCAGAAAACAAAgttcaattggaaaatgaattcTGAAGTGATTTATAAGATTAGATGATATTTAATTACTTTAATACTATCATGTCTCCTGCCTCATTGGATCAAATCAAATCTATTAGAAGTACTTAAATATGTGATTGTATAGTTGTTGTCACTTACCCTTTGATGATTCTTGATAAATAGCAAAGGTGTtctgaaacaaggaaaaaattaaaggtagaacattttcaaaaaagaaagtgcTCTAAGTTTAGACCACTAGGCTTAATGCTTATGgctagaagaaaacaaacaaacaaacaaagcacTTAACTACCTTATAAAACACATGGCttattgacatttaaaaaaaggaagtcatGATTAATTTCACACCATTACATTAAGTCAAAcgaaaaatacatacacatatatcatagttctatgtatatatatatatatcatagacatgtacatatacatatatattattgacTCTGgatcatatttatattatctatcatctttttttctctgtatacacacatgcaacaTCTGAGAAAATTatcttccaaaattattttataaatttactcCAAATATCTCTACCAGGAAAGAATAaaacacagaaggaaaaataaaacaaaaatagatggaTATGATTAatgaacaatatttcattaccttctaaattttaagtattattaaatatattacttttttaaaaaagtctgatAATGGGGATTTATCCAAGAAATCATTCAATGGTTGGATTTAAAGAAAAGATGTGAGAatgattcaatattaagaaaaaatgtaattaaaatattaaaaccaaaACTACTCAAACCAAAAAACTAtctaagagtaaaaaaaaaaaaaagccattgaaaAAGTATAGCATTCACCACTGCTAAGATTCTCTACAGAATTTGGGCATATGGTCATAAAGCAAGATAtactgagaaaaggagaaagggaaaagaagaattgGGGAAATTGCTTTACATACAAGAGGTGTGTAAGGGAGAGCTTTGAGTGTGGGTGGGACAGGCAATGGTTGAATATCACTTTCACCTAGATCAGTTAATAGAGGGAAGAATACATATGCATAGTCACCTGATATAGCATTTTGTCTTGTCCAACAGGGTAATAGGAgggtaaaatgataaaagaaagggggagggcagAGTAAAACTGGCAGTGGTCAAAAGCAAACAtgacttttgagaagggacacaACAGAGAGAATAAGATAGACAGACAATAAATATATTGTCTATGGCATATCTATATATGCACCAAAGAGTATaacattcaaattcttaaaggaaaagtaatgtgaattataggaagaaatgcaaaataaattgatacagtgggagatctcaaatattctctcagaactagataaaaataacataaaataaatagaaaagaagttGAGGTGGACAGAATCTGTGAAGAATTAGATATGATgagttgtggggaaaaaaattgaatggaaatagaaagaagtacatttttttcccaattgaaaATAAGAAGAAGATATCCTTTTCCAGCTCTACATTGTCATTTCATAAAAATGTAACAATGTATTATGgcataaaaatcttacaaataaatgtagaaaatcagaaatgttaaatatatcattttcagGCCACAGggcaataaaattatatgcaaGAAACAGCCAGagagaaataaatcaaaatgttaaaaatctaaGCAATCATAATCTAAACACTATAATATTAAAGAATGGAGAGGTAAAATGACAAATCATAGAAccaatcaataatttaattaaaaataatgaccACAATCAAAAAGCATATCAAAATTAATGGGATATagataaaacaataaagaaaatttaaatttgtaaatatatacatctataatagagagaacaattaataaatgaattgagcatgcaacttgaaaaagaaaaaagaaaaggaagaacctATTAAATATCTAAATGTAAGAACCAAAATAGAAGTTCAGAAAAATTAAGGGAAGATTAATACATtggaaagtaaaaacaaaaaaaaatgaattaataaataaaacttgcaattaattttatgaaaaaaacaataaaatagaaaattcattgattactgtgattaaaaaaataaaattacttatattaaaaatgaaaaggataaatgcACCGCCAATGAAGATGACAAAGcaaatatttgccaaaaaaatgcCAGTAAAATTAACAATCTAAAGAAAAtggattaatatttataaaaaacataaatggCCCAAACttatatgaatatgtattatAGATATAAGATAAGAAAAGTAGTAACCACAagggaaaacaataacaaaaacattccATCATGTTATGACATATTTGGTATCCGAGAAAggtcatgtgtgtatatgtatgcatgtattgatatatacatgtatttatatttacattctacacacatgtgcatatatatttctgATAGCCTTTCCCCCAAATAAGCAGAAAACTACATAAAGAAACACtataagaatttaaaattttacaaccATATTAAAGTATGATCCAGTTTACTAATTATGAGGAAAGACAATTCATTCTGTAAATTggtaaagaagacaaaaatagcaataataaatgttttcaagATTGTGGGATGATAGGCATTGCTGGCATAATTATATATTGgtaaaattcattttgaagaagatttggaattatgcaaatggATAAAATATCCATTACTTTTGCCCCAGAGATTTCATTCCTGGCTTATATCACAGTGTATCCATTGAATCCAGAGAATAGTGGTAATGAAATGCCCATATGCACTATAAGATTCATACCAGAACTTTTTGTGTTACCCTAGAATTGTAAACAGTTGGGGAACAGCTAAATAAATCtatgtacatgaatataattgaatGTTACTGTGATTTTCCAGTGATGTATGTTGTGAATATcgataaataaagaaaaaactgcaggatctgatacaaagtgaagtaagcaaacctaagaaaacaatgtataaaatgattagaaaaatgtaaatggaaacaacAACCACATACACTCTCACAAACAATCTATAGACAAtgtagcaaaattataaagatcattCATGCATGACCCTCCAAAAATACAATTTATCCTTTTGTGGAggcaaggagggaggaaggggggaagaaaaaaggaaaagaaggagggaggaaggaaaggaaggagaaagggagggagggaggaagggagaaaaaagaagagaagagagacagaaagaaaaaagaaagaaagaaatgaaaagagaatagaatgagagaagagaaaagaaaggaaagaccagagggaaaaagaagaaaggatgaaaaaaagaaagacaaagatgagAGAGATctcctcttgcctccaagagGGAGAACCAAAGGTATTGTGTAATGAAtaacttttcagattttttcagtGTATTGATTTGTTATACTGATCTTCCTGTAtttctgtgtttctatctctctcatctttgtctttctttttttcatcctttcttctttttccctctggtctttcctttcttttctcttctctcattctattctcttttcacttctttctttcttttttctttctgtctttcttctcttcttttttctcccttcctccctccctccctttctccttcctttccttcctccctccttcttttccttttttcttccccccttcctccctcctcttcctttctccttttccttccctccctatttccctccctttgtccctctctcccttccttcctcccttctttccttccttcctgttgttgtttttctctccATAATTACACAAAGCAATTGACAGCCTAAATTTGGCACATAACTCACATGAATCAGTGTACCAACCTCTAGATTGGATCATtcacttcttatttctttcctccagAGATTTCCTCAGGCCTCTTGAGGTCTCCCTATGCCTTTTTGTTATTCAACCATTCAATCATGTGTGACTATTCAAGACCCTGCTTTTgcgtgttttcttggcaaatatactagaataatttgctatttccttctccaatggaggTTCATGAGACTAGTAAGTtcctgagactgtatttgaactcaggttttcctgattgtGGACCTAGTATATTCTCTTAACCAAGATTATTGAGAATACTTTATAGCCACACATTTTGTGGtttatattattcaaaatttACGATTTAGTAAAAATTTAGGGACTGCTATCTAATAATCAtaggaaaattctttttcttctaggtAACTAGGTAACagtcttttctctattttccaaaACCTATAATTAGGACACTTCAACATACATTTTGATAGTCTCAAATGTTCTATTCTCCTAGTTATTTAatccaataaattattttgacttaTTGCAACATTGTACCTCAGATGCAGAAAGAATCATGTGCTTGGTCATGCCATCACCCACTGATTTTCCAATTACACATTCTTATACTCTGAAACTCTCTTTTCAACAcctctttctctgtattttgtCACTTTTAATCTTCCTCTTTATCATCATCAAGTCTCAGAAACTATTTAATCCTTTACTGTTTTCCAAGCTATCCTCTTTTCACTCCCTGAACCATCTCTTTGCCTATTGTCACCCTTACACTGAAATCTCTTCTTCCATTAACTTAATCTAGTTAATCTAGTGATCCATTGACAAAATAGAGCCTTTAATCACTCCCAGAATCTACCACTTTTTTACTTTCTGAACTGAATTAAAGAATCATAAGCATGTAGTGCCTAAGTCTGTAACAAAAAATGTGTTATATAATCTTAAATTGAACagatagatggtacagtagataatgCATTAAGACTTGGGATCAAGAAGACTCGGCTTATTAAGTTCATATTTGGTCCAAGATTCAGTAGATAACTATATTATCTTAGAAGCTTGAAAAAGATCTAAGCATTTCACAGGGCTGGCTTCAGCCACTTTCATTGCAATTGGAGCAATTGTTTTCATCTGCAAATTCTATTAAGGGGAGGTTTTCATAAAGTCATTTTATGTAGACACGCCATAAAATTAAACAAGCAGTTTGATGTCTGAAGGTGACTCTCAACTTGCTTTAGCCATTCTGCTGAGGTGGTTTTATGTAGCAGAGCTGCTGTGCATACTAAAGCTTCTTGGAAGAAGTCAGTCGAAAGTGGATAGCAAAGGTGGATGAAGAGCTCTGAAAAAGATTTGGCAGTCTTCAAACCAAAGGCACTAGCCCTTTCTAAACACTCCATATTGGAATGAAACAGAAAAGTAGCATGATTAATAATGGCTGAATGCAAATTTGTGAAGTGTTCCATATATAAATATTGCATTGGATATAGATATAGTGTTAGATACAGAAAATATAGATATAGGAAAATGTACACCTATAGATATATAATCAATCACTGGAAACTGAGAACTTCTAGTTCTATGGTATGAGAGTGAGAAGAGGTAACAGGACAGGTACTTGAGGGACAATATTTAATAGATATGACCTGAATGAACAACatttgaagaaaactaagaatAATTGATTATATAACTAGAATTAAAACCAGGCAAGAGCAATGTTACAAAAATTTAGAAGGAAGAGAGGTTCCAGGAGAAAGGGATCTACATTagcaaataagaaatatataaactGATAGAGAAAAAGACAGGATATATACTTTGAcctagatataaatatagatatgcatattttAGAAAGTCACTGATAATAACTATCAAtctaaatatagaaaatttttatatatagaaataggTTATTAGATATTAGATAAATGTAAACATATCTGATTCTATTCTATCTCTTGAGCTGTAATTCTGAATGAATATTGGACATCTCAGTCAGATATCCtacagacatctcaaactcaacatatgtttttaaaaagttttttttctcctatagTCTCCTgtcttaacatttattattattattattattcagtaactTTTAGGCTTCCAGATCTCCAGGCTAGAAATTTGGTGTCATCCTTGAtgtatttttttcactcatttcctTTATCTAATCTTGTAGTCAAGTATTTTTGatttctcttccccatttcttCTATATCCCCCATTCTCTTCATTCAAATAGCAAAGTTTCAGGTGCAGGCCCTTGCTATTTAAGTGCCCTGGCACTCATTACTTCAACTCCTGGACTACTGCTCTTATTTCTGAATGGCTCAAGTCTTTCTCCAGTACAATCCATCCATTACTCAGCTGCCTAAAGCTAAAAGCATGACCATCTTATCTCCCTCAATAAATActagtgactccctattacccaCATGATTtgttataatgataatgatggcaataatgataatgacaacaacgagaatgatgatgatgattatgatgatgatgatctggACTTCTGGTTTATTCCTGagtatttttacatttacattttacatttgaaatcaCTTTTTCTTAAGAGATTCACAAATTCTggaagtctcagtttctttacctacaCAATAAAGAGGGTCACCTTAGAGAATTTCTAAGGttataatttatttgaatattataAGATCCCTCATTAAATAATTGAGATTTATTTTTCATGCATAAAATGAGATTGAATATTTAATTGAGGAAAATTCCAGTAATGACAAAGGAGTGATTGGGGTCCTGAGATGACCAACAGTAGCTGTGACAGTGATTCCATAGAGTAAACTAATAAATTTAATAGTCTCATTCTAAGGGAAATGTAGCCCAGTCTCAAATTCCCAGGGCTTGGAGGAAATGGTACCTCCTAGGAGATAGTTGTTATGTGATAGTACGCTTATAGCAATCTGTCTATTACatgattcattttttcctcttttgaccTCATAGAAAATAAAACTTCTGGATGAAGGATACAGTTCTGGAGGATGCAGTCTCCTGCTTCCTATTCAACCAATACCTGAAACTATAGTGGTCTGGTGCAAATTGGAGTTCACTCTTAAACTAAGTAAGCAAAGTTAGATGCACTTTGGAGCCGTCTCCAATGGAAGTGTTTTCTTTATTCCCTAAAGAATAAAAGGTAATTCTTAAAATTCACAAACTTTCATGAACTTCTTATTAAAATGTGCTCAGACAGCAGTATCAGGCTATCAGTGTTTACTGCAGAGTAAAATTGGGATTAGGACAATGGAATAACTAGtgaaagatttaatttaaatggTAGATACTTCTATgtccatttgaaattttaaagtttgaagaTGAAGAATTTCTGATTCCTTTTCTACTATGGGTAAGGACAACATGAAGTGTCTCTTTTGTTGCTATTGGGAAGGATATGAGTTGTGTCAGGAACCAAATGAATTCTAGACCTCTCCATTTATTTAGAGCAATGACTTAATCTTTCAACAGAATAATTTAGATACAACAACATTTGTTCCCTCCCTAAATGTAActaagagggagaaaagaaaacaggcCAAACATGAGAAGAATTTTTAGTTATTATGACCaatatgaatttaaatcttgatatgtttttccaattttaaaagtattgaacTTGATGCTGAATTCAGtgattattttctccttcttggTTGACTCATTTTCTAGTAACTTTCTTACATTCTGTATGCAcgtatatccatatatatgcatacatatgtatatatgtgtttgcatgtgtctatataaatagacataaaacacacaaatatatgtgtatgtatgtgaatacatattcatggatatatatatatgtacatatatatatatatagtttctgcatatgtatgtgtatatatatacaaatatatttgcatatgcacacatattttcattatttgcttTATAATCAAGAGAAGAAATAATGCCTTAATTGATGTTTCTCCCCACAGCAATATTTACATCTAGAAGACTCAATTCTctggcctttttaaaaaaagttagggGAGAATGAGTTATATAAAGTGTACAATGTAGCagaaatttaggaaaattataCCTTATTCTCTCCTTGTGGCTTCTTTTCTTGaaactttttttgaaatttggaaaagaaaatgagaaagagccATTAACTTTCAAAATGTTTGGTTCCTGAGATTTAACATTTCCAACGAATCTCTATCAGCAATAGAAAGTTCATGATATCAAAGGTAAGGTATTGAAAATGATAGACTTCATCTTCCTTCTAAGATCTTCCCCTTCATGTTATTGCCTCCATATTTTACTTCCTCTGCATCTTTATTATGCCACTTctcttacttcttttcttccttcttctcatctCTTTACTACTCTCCatgatattttctttgattattttattttatctatttggggggggggggagtgataGTTTCAAATTGTCATTTAATTAGTACAGGAAACTCTTATTTCAAGATAGATGGACCCCTAATATTTAACTTTTACACGTAGAAATTTGTAGAACTAAGCAGTAGAGCAACTTGGCCTATGTTATATTAATGATTTgggtcagagatgagatttgatgACAACCCTTAGTggtgaaacaaaaaaacaaataaatgagcaaaatagGCTAAGCTGGATATTGAAATACTTTCCTCTATGTAAATAAGGAAAAATCAATAGCAAAGATAAATTGTGGAGGACTTTGGATATTAGGACAAAAAGTTTGAACTGTATTAAAAAgacaaggaaaggggaaaaaatcattttccaagGTGAAGTCATTGAGTTAATTGTCCAGTGAAGATTTATGACAGAAGTagtatttaaggaaaattaacCAAGGATTTTAGACATGAGACACTTTTGATTGTGAATAAATAAAACCAGTATTTTGTGTTAGCTTGAATTTAGTGTGaatatttagaaaggaaagcattttataatgatTTCAGTGAATTTAAGTTTTGAGAGATAAATGAGCAGGTATCACTATCCTATGTAATATACATGAGGAAAGTCAGGTACAGacatattaaatgagataagccAGAAGTGAGCTGCAGAAACCTGACTCATTACATTTCTACACACTGAAATACGTTCCTTCAAATATCTACCCTATGTTATCTTAGCATAGAGCAACTTTGGTggttggaaataaaataaaaattaaacaagcaATCATGTTtgttaatttcctcttttttgccattcaattatttctttatatagttGATGTTCATGCATCTTGTCAACTGATGGATCAAGTAGAAGCCTgaattttttacatttctctaaatGACTGATCCAATAAAGAGGGAAAACAACatattaacttcattttctattcctaaaggaaaggaaaaaaaatattttacagaatataaaatataacattttttcctatgaaatgatgaaacaaacaaacaaataaagaaacattcCTGGCTGTCTATTTTGATGCTAGAATGAAAAGGGCACAGAgccagggaaaagaaagaaaaaaataaaagtaaaatagaaacagagataaaggaaCAAGGGAAAACCATGGAGAAACTCTTGCTCTAAACAGTACACCCTCTGTCAAAAAGTGTCCTTctgccagaataatttttaaaacaaacaaacaaaaaagagttaTTTTATCATCATTCAAGTAAAGGCAGCTCATTCCTCTCCACATTTTATAACTTTGGTTGAAATCCAAACAAATAAATGTCACCTTGATCAATCCAATTGCTAATTTCTATGTCTCACAATatattcctttgaatttttcttttatttttttttcctttgacttttatTTTCATGTCTCATCTACCCAACCAGGATGTTAACTTTATGAGATCAAG encodes:
- the LOC127541308 gene encoding olfactory receptor 4C15-like; the encoded protein is MDNQSQVTEFIFLGLSQNPDIQKMIFVIFLFFYVTSLGANLFIVVTIVYSPSLMSAPMYFFLAFLSFLDACFSSAIVPKVIVDSLYERKTISFRGCMTQLFAEHFLAGAEVIILSAMAYDRYIAICKPLHYVTIMSRRLCLLLVGVAWVGGFLHSIIQMIFIIPLSFCGPNVIDHFMCDLYPLLKLSCTDTRSFGFMVVANSGLICILIFALLLISYGVILYSLRKYNMEARRKALSTCSSHVTVIVMFFVPCIIVYVRTPSTFSFDKTVAVFYTIMTPTLNPLIYTFRNAEVKNAMKRFWNRTTISIEK